In Panicum virgatum strain AP13 chromosome 4N, P.virgatum_v5, whole genome shotgun sequence, a single window of DNA contains:
- the LOC120670444 gene encoding uncharacterized protein LOC120670444 — protein sequence MDLKDSLSKFKQQQERCQSSLASIAASASKPKHRAQPVNAPSAPARPSQPIKFSNDTERLQHINSIRKSPVGAQIKHVIELLYKTRQAFTAEQINEATYVDIHGNKAVFDSLRNNPKVSYDGRRFSYKSKHDLKGKDQLLVLIRKFPEGLAVVEVKDAYPNVLEDLQALKAAGEVWLLSNMDSQEDIVYPNDPKAKIKVDDDLKQLFREIELPRDMVDIEKELQKNGIKPMTNTAKRRAAAQINGVKPKAKPKKKQREITKRTKLTNAHLPELFQNLNT from the exons ATGGACCTCAAGGATAGCCTCTCCAAATTTAAGCAGCAGCAGGAGAGATGCCAGTCATCTTTGGCGAGCATAGCTGCTTCGGCCTCAAAACCAAAGCACAGAGCCCAACCTGTAAATGCTCCGTCCGCTCCAGCAAGACCATCGCAACCTATTAAATTTTCGAATGATACAGAAAGGCTGCAGCACATTAATTCGATTAGGAAATCTCCTGTTGGAGCACAGATCAAACATGTCATCGAACTGCTTTACAAG ACAAGACAAGCTTTTACTGCAGAGCAGATAAATGAAGCAACTTATGTTGATATTCATGGTAATAAAGCTGTCTTTGACAGCTTGAGGAACAACCCCAAAGTAAGCTATGATGGGAGGCGTTTCTCTTACAAG TCCAAGCATGATCTGAAGGGAAAAGATCAACTACTTGTTTTGATAAGAAAGTTTCCAGAAGGTCTTGCTGTTGTGGAAGTCAAGGATGCATACCCAAATGTATTGGAAGATCTGCAG GCTCTGAAGGCTGCAGGTGAAGTTTGGCTTTTGTCAAACATGGACTCCCAGGAGGACATTGTGTACCCCAATGACCCAAAAGCAAAGATCAAGGTTGATGATGATCTGAAGCAGCTCTTCCGAGAAATTGAGTTACCACGTGACATGGTCGACATTGAAAAGGAACTCCAAAAGAACGGCATCAAGCCCATGACCAACACTGCCAAACGACGAGCAGCCGCCCAGATCAATGGGGTGAAACCCAAGgctaaacccaagaagaagcagcGTGAGATCACGAAACGGACCAAGCTTACGAATGCCCATCTGCCTGAGCTGTTCCAGAATCTCAACACTTAA